In a single window of the Arachis hypogaea cultivar Tifrunner chromosome 6, arahy.Tifrunner.gnm2.J5K5, whole genome shotgun sequence genome:
- the LOC114924160 gene encoding uncharacterized protein, with translation MMEKIPTFSVNMLPTTQNTKSKSRNPEAEALEAAMLGNLRAMEQNKKELFEVTKMAKAIFEDHVVNNQFIVSTSNQIVKMVATKMDQGGKDTRNKPPDDQFGEPSDQSIEKDHVSRDHVEGGWDEAKLREWLLEESVGHIIAIAPPSLWKGSDRIV, from the exons ATGATGGAGAAAATCCCTACCTTTTCTGTAAACATGCTACCTACCACCCAAAATACCAAATCGAAATCAAGAAACCCTGAAGCGGAAGCCTTGGAAGCTGCCATGTTAGGCAATCTTCGAGCTATGGAGCAAAATAAGAAGGAATTGTTCGAAGTTACAAAGATGGCAAAGGCAATTTTTGAAGATCATGTGGTGAATAATCAATTTATTGTCTCTACCTCCAATCAAATCGTGAAAATGGTGGCCACAAAAATGGATCAAGGAGGAAAGGACACTCGAAATAAACCGCCGGATGATCAATTTGGGGAGCCAAGTGACCAAAGCATTGAAAAAGATCATGTGTCTCGTGATCACGTCGAAG GTGGCTGGGATGAAGCGAAATTGAGGGAATGGTTGCTAGAGGAATCTGTTGGTCATATTATTGCTATTGCACCTCCCTCGCTGTGGAAAGGAAGTGACCGTATAGTTTAG